From one bacterium genomic stretch:
- a CDS encoding PspC domain-containing protein, with amino-acid sequence MNDNGDNGLAYVGPVLVIILAVILLARKSDAAVNSNTYSVEGEIVSNSNSLTKRLKRSSKDKKIGGVCGGFGEYFNVDPTFVRVLWILTVLLGGTGLLLYLILWIVMPLDVDPDLVSRSQT; translated from the coding sequence ATGAACGATAACGGCGATAATGGTCTGGCATACGTTGGCCCCGTGCTCGTTATTATTCTCGCCGTTATTCTGCTTGCGCGCAAGTCAGATGCGGCAGTGAACAGTAATACATACTCAGTGGAAGGCGAGATCGTGAGTAATTCGAATTCACTAACAAAGCGCTTGAAGCGCTCGAGCAAGGACAAGAAGATTGGTGGTGTGTGCGGTGGTTTCGGCGAGTACTTCAATGTCGATCCAACGTTTGTGCGCGTATTGTGGATTTTGACTGTTCTGCTCGGTGGCACGGGTTTGCTTCTCTATTTGATTCTCTGGATTGTCATGCCGCTTGATGTCGATCCCGACCTCGTCTCCCGCAGTCAAACATAA
- the greA gene encoding transcription elongation factor GreA yields the protein MEKLQAELNEWKYVKRPAMVKQLQIAREHGDLSENAEYHAAKEDLARIDAKIHQLEAMMHSAVMIDSSKIVADQVRLLTRVKVLDKKKKSEREFTIVSPAEANPAEGRISHQSPIGQGLMGGKVGDTVEITIPAGVVEWTILEIFPLE from the coding sequence ATGGAAAAATTGCAGGCTGAACTAAATGAATGGAAATACGTTAAGCGGCCGGCAATGGTGAAACAGCTTCAGATTGCCCGTGAGCATGGCGATCTTTCTGAAAACGCCGAATACCATGCCGCGAAGGAAGATCTTGCCAGAATTGACGCGAAGATTCATCAGCTTGAAGCTATGATGCATTCGGCGGTAATGATTGATTCAAGCAAGATTGTCGCAGACCAGGTTCGTTTGCTGACTCGTGTCAAAGTTCTTGACAAGAAGAAGAAGTCAGAACGCGAATTCACAATTGTTTCGCCCGCCGAGGCCAACCCCGCAGAAGGCCGAATCAGCCACCAATCGCCCATTGGCCAAGGACTAATGGGTGGCAAGGTCGGTGATACTGTAGAAATTACAATTCCAGCTGGTGTCGTGGAATGGACAATTCTGGAAATCTTTCCGCTCGAATAG
- a CDS encoding N-acetylmuramoyl-L-alanine amidase → MVLTHTLAAFLIFATGYGAEILLIYPRLESGQDTFRYPANLDSTFVFGHIAPSEPGSQLDFNGIPVDLTEDGAFLAYLPLFWQAETLGWHASLTDRGQRTSTLFFPFAAQAEPEPVDWTALEQAAAFRVGVSNAHTRTAVGGSYYFFPDSGTMLAVNKVSPNWLEFEAGPGLAGVIERRYADSVGMWQNWTANFIKNGEVSVQQDTIRILFETDWAFLTECRTDPAGRRFTIGIPGAVCAIDRVHYVGPAREFVEDISWRQHSWGTELDINLAMQITHGYSLTASATALRLDIYAKSVEAKSLRGKKIVLDPGHGGTADGAIGPRGFKEKDVVLVWSEILEQQLRKAGADVFRTRTQDVAIGLHDRVQMARWQNCDAFLSLHGNALPDGENPFSRRGCGTYYYQTLSRPLAESIQREILQATSLGDDGVFDANFAVVRPTDFPAVLIEAAYMMHPDEELKLADKEFLHTLSRGVVNGLLDYFRNAPAR, encoded by the coding sequence ATGGTCCTGACCCACACTCTTGCGGCATTTCTGATCTTTGCAACCGGATATGGTGCAGAAATCCTGTTGATCTATCCCAGACTTGAATCAGGCCAGGACACTTTTCGTTACCCGGCAAACTTGGATTCGACCTTCGTCTTCGGTCATATCGCTCCCAGTGAACCTGGAAGTCAGCTGGATTTTAATGGCATTCCAGTCGATTTGACGGAGGATGGGGCATTTTTGGCGTACCTGCCGCTCTTTTGGCAGGCAGAAACTTTAGGCTGGCATGCGAGTCTAACTGATAGGGGACAAAGAACTTCGACGCTTTTCTTTCCTTTTGCCGCCCAGGCTGAACCCGAGCCAGTTGACTGGACAGCCCTTGAACAGGCCGCCGCGTTTCGGGTCGGGGTATCTAACGCTCACACGAGAACAGCTGTGGGTGGAAGCTACTATTTCTTTCCCGACTCGGGCACAATGTTGGCAGTTAACAAGGTGTCGCCCAATTGGCTCGAGTTTGAAGCAGGTCCTGGTCTCGCAGGTGTAATTGAGCGACGATATGCGGACAGTGTTGGTATGTGGCAAAACTGGACTGCAAACTTCATTAAAAACGGCGAAGTGTCAGTTCAGCAGGATACGATACGGATTCTGTTCGAGACGGACTGGGCTTTTCTGACAGAATGCAGAACCGATCCCGCTGGACGGAGATTTACGATAGGGATTCCGGGAGCTGTATGTGCAATTGACCGAGTGCATTATGTCGGCCCGGCGAGAGAATTTGTCGAAGACATCTCATGGCGCCAGCATTCGTGGGGAACTGAGCTCGACATCAATCTTGCGATGCAGATTACTCACGGATATTCACTTACTGCATCCGCAACGGCACTGCGTCTGGATATATATGCCAAGTCAGTCGAGGCAAAGTCCTTACGCGGGAAGAAGATAGTACTTGACCCCGGGCATGGCGGGACAGCAGACGGCGCAATAGGACCTCGAGGGTTTAAGGAAAAGGACGTTGTTCTGGTTTGGTCGGAGATTCTTGAACAGCAGCTTCGGAAAGCGGGTGCGGATGTCTTTCGAACCAGGACACAGGATGTGGCCATCGGCTTGCATGATCGTGTCCAGATGGCACGTTGGCAGAATTGCGACGCTTTTCTGAGCTTGCATGGTAACGCGTTGCCGGACGGAGAAAATCCGTTTAGTCGCCGGGGTTGTGGCACGTACTATTACCAGACTTTGAGTCGTCCGCTTGCCGAGAGTATTCAGAGAGAGATTCTTCAGGCAACTTCTCTTGGCGATGATGGAGTTTTCGACGCGAATTTCGCCGTGGTTCGCCCCACGGACTTTCCCGCGGTGCTCATTGAGGCCGCGTACATGATGCATCCCGACGAAGAGCTGAAACTTGCTGATAAGGAGTTTCTGCATACGTTGTCCCGCGGAGTCGTTAACGGACTCCTCGACTATTTCAGAAATGCACCCGCGAGGTAA
- a CDS encoding type III pantothenate kinase encodes MSAFVAIDIGNTHTTIGWWDEDRWKHEWRLTTKAVRTRDEWTVILDGILRRGGFPDSRIQMIAISSVVPAMTGHLSFASEQLGLPTRVIGIDDVKSLNIAYEPASAVGPDRLCGVAAAIHDYGVPVIVVDLGTATVIDVVNESRTYLGGIIAPGVATAAESLHQSTALLPKAELAFPPQVVGRNTIEAIQSGILNGAIAMIDGLVLRIHQEYGPATVVATGGFAKLLEGQSATINHVNSRLVLDGIRVLATGVWS; translated from the coding sequence ATGAGCGCATTCGTTGCAATTGATATCGGGAACACACATACGACTATCGGATGGTGGGACGAGGACCGATGGAAACATGAGTGGCGCTTGACCACAAAGGCTGTGCGGACACGAGACGAATGGACTGTGATTCTTGATGGTATTCTCCGGCGAGGTGGTTTTCCGGATTCCCGGATACAGATGATTGCAATTTCGTCGGTTGTTCCGGCGATGACCGGACATTTAAGCTTTGCTTCTGAGCAGCTCGGTTTGCCGACTCGCGTAATCGGAATTGATGATGTGAAGAGTCTGAATATTGCTTATGAACCGGCAAGTGCAGTAGGCCCGGACAGGCTCTGTGGTGTTGCTGCAGCTATTCACGACTATGGTGTTCCAGTCATTGTTGTTGATTTAGGTACTGCGACCGTTATAGATGTTGTCAACGAATCGCGGACGTACCTTGGTGGAATCATCGCCCCTGGGGTTGCAACTGCCGCCGAAAGCCTTCACCAGTCCACCGCACTACTACCAAAAGCCGAACTTGCTTTTCCACCTCAAGTTGTTGGAAGAAATACTATTGAGGCCATTCAAAGCGGCATTCTGAATGGCGCAATCGCCATGATAGATGGATTGGTGTTACGAATTCACCAGGAATACGGACCTGCAACTGTAGTTGCGACTGGTGGTTTTGCCAAACTGTTGGAGGGACAGAGCGCTACTATCAACCACGTCAATTCAAGGCTTGTGTTGGACGGTATTAGAGTCTTGGCAACCGGCGTATGGTCCTGA